Proteins encoded together in one Gadus chalcogrammus isolate NIFS_2021 chromosome 18, NIFS_Gcha_1.0, whole genome shotgun sequence window:
- the si:ch73-103b11.2 gene encoding restin homolog isoform X3 produces MSSKDGTCRKFQANIFNKSKCQNCFKPRESHLLNDEDLNQAKPTYGGWLLLAPEGTNFDNPLHRSRKWQRRFFVLYEHGLLRYALDEMPSTLPQGTINMNQCSDVVDGEGRTGQKNSLAILTPERDHFVRAECKEIINGWQEALTIYPRTNKHNLKKKRKVEPPTPQDTITPNGHFSAEELNGHAEPGPAKVAVTSVGDSGGLCWGPGGGGSSIAGAERVPATRASLWQDEAPARWSRAPASIPYSRSSSCISQLDQPQDRSGAPATQDDGAVVAGGGRKPRVESGYFSLEKTKYEPFDSLQHPPQHLPLSAAPVPPGTSNHRRSQVIGRIKEGPPLECMDTQVSTETASDPVSAPRQGRAERRYMANRPEMSLDAGRGPSTDVSAASSLRRAKSLDRRAADASATPDLLNFKKGWMTKLYDDGMWKKHWFVLTDQSLRYYKDSIAEEACDLDGEVDLSSCYDVTEFPVQRNYGFQILSKEGACTLSAMTSGIRRNWIQAILKNVRPATAPDVTRKHLALKLSVLKSRSLPEEQAKTQLAQCLQSPTDPLAGPEGSGAEVPAQPAGAPVPSPEPRKSRVRERRREGRSKTYDWSEFRTGQTTDPLDLSSVLPSSSTSSSYASSTASSPGSSTSSPQTSSSVSAPPPRISAATSLDGVAEERARRSDQGRVAGGPAPNTVTVTMTTTLNAAPAPQPRPSPPPDQGAMEVDGQVKAGPEGDSRRRGGVEREEEREEDHQGVIEEHWHQVETTPLREEKQVPIATATTIGAERRPPRELATLLNKELGEKQQELDRLQEQNLHLKEQLDEARGREHSAREGYVLQSSSTPCSSPHRLQRQSPHKLGMHTHGDPEPPLEVVPQQLPTLRRSLTENQGSVGRQEVQIQALQAKLASAMAEILASEQAVVRMRNELKLEQERSRDHEEEFGRSEDTLRAQLRENEDRLREVEASLLERNQVLRHLERQQALQRDHQREVQRLQERLKEVSGRLSATEEAQALKEERLRQDQQGIQEAYESEKQHLTGLLLEAEISQKEMESKLWEAELQVETLLRGRRSSCGKEEREEVLKLKEELSQKTSLVDTLRESVRRLEEEKGHLTCRCQELLNQIAEADREVNKLRSRLDTEEADYHSLEQSYKRASQEFQSMSQFLREKEEEIRQTKAMYDRLVACKDEDLKEALVKMAVLGNSLEETEQKLLAKDELMSQISDTLRVQGEPCGAERDLQAKLVIAEDRIAELEQHLKTLQLGYADLHIERHRLEQEHEEDLAESAYNTNNFTVGKQPLGKRQRIRFSNIQCQKYMSLDSSQVDSSEGIIQGMGEETTSSSPTPPQYSSDPEKFISVIHALETKLVSTEEKLRNLTQKLDGHILVQSEDLHASEQPANQVSSVGGGVSSVGGGCVIAAATDQYAKALVCIETSQEKVRSLLLGSHEPTECQLLLLSEVEKELLNATLYIRQGEKTLEGHMPQYPNYPLDTVDGKELGEEMSLFAKTLSYEALVLNKMALLIQNSNSDLLQGFDEMHKELEMVNSADGDCLAVVYADVLSRKLVLESAFWKDLEKVKTQCKIQQTKDSDLAQKPEGDVGSADVDVDTTEIITTVVKAELTYSIQNLKLLYEDKFRSIQQELISAHNNLQKRDMALQEIFEALPSPDLKHIVEDIRKSLFGQKKRLADISPPELAPYMEQIEMEEAKDMAEEFLNRHLPQNLSSSTVNSLASLPHAQSALAAELLKQAALLHRCSEEIGKSGSFEGLASLIRTLPGHQASRGLVSGSLCMREALIQAQVAYVACRLRAVHQQDLNRCRQTGRDMDTLVQDHARSVSAIHQSYESSLSEERLGFGQMVSSLQEENQELRKELSERLNQLSQQQRQLLDLGQNFEREQEEMSQRHKQELSQAEQSRATTELALMEAATDSQHKVEVLLGDMETLAERQEKHVRNLEEQFQEKLRELQHVQKEEIRKLQSHYMETIRCIQEKQQKKKNPDSPPLGDEACAMSSPMEEEEQGYAGDVGSRAEVDPMVVLKDRILELETQINCMREELDSKHLAGDVSSLKEKYQRDLESLKATCERGFAAMEETHQKVVEDLQRQHQREVSKLLEERERLLAEETAATIFAIEAMKNAHKEDLEKTQRPALSGLNSDIDQLHSQYEAELQSVHRELEVLSEQYSQKCLENAHLAQALEAERNALRQCQRENQELNSHNQELNNRLTDEIMKIRSCFSGQTDLSPLTHGKDLYELEVLLRIKESEIQYLKQEIHSLKDELQSALRDKKYSSDKYKDIYTELSIVKAKADCDIGKLKEKLLVATEALGERKVDGTVAPGYDIMKSKSTPDFLKKERMPLTKQLRGVRSKSITEQVSWDS; encoded by the exons CGAGCGGGTCCCGGCCACCCGGGCCAGCCTGTGGCAGGACGAGGCCCCCGCCCGCTGGTCCCGGGCCCCCGCCTCCATCCCCTACAGCCGCAGCTCGTCCTGCATCAGCCAGCTGGACCAGCCCCAGGACCGCAGCGGCGCCCCCGCCACCCAGGACg ACGGCGCGGTGGTGGCGGGCGGCGGCCGTAAGCCTCGCGTGGAGAGCGGCTACTTCTCCCTGGAGAAGACCAAGTACGAGCCCTTCGACTCCCTGCAGCACCCCCCCCAGCACCTGCCCCTCTCCgccgcccccgtccccccggGGACCTCCAACCACAG GCGCTCGCAGGTGATTGGTCGCATTAAGGAAGGTCCGCCCCTGGAGTGCATGGACACGCAGGTCTCCACGGAGACGGCCTCTGACCCGGTGTCTGCTCCGAGACAGGGCAGGGCTGAGCGACGCTACATGGCAAACCGACCA GAGATGTCCTTGGATGCTGGAAGGGGCCCCAGCACAGATGTTTCCGCCGCCTCCAGCCTGAGAAGAGCCAAGTCTCTGGACCGCAGAGCAGCCGACGCATCCGCCACA CCTGATCTGCTGAACTTCAAGAAGGGATGGATGACCAAGCTGTACGATGACGGAATG TGGAAGAAGCACTGGTTTGTGTTGACCGACCAGAGCCTGAGGTACTACAAGGACTCCATCGCAGAAGAG gcgtgtgaTCTGGACGGGGAGGTGGACCTGTCTTCCTGTTACGATGTCACCGAGTTCCCCGTACAGAGGAACTATGGCTTTCAGATCCTT agtaAGGAGGGAGCGTGCACACTGTCGGCCATGACGTCGGGCATCAGGAGGAACTGGATCCAGGCCATCCTGAAGAACGTGCGGCCGGCCACGGCCCCAGACGTCACCCG AAAGCATCTAGCTCTGAAGCTGTCAGTTCTCAAGTCAAG GTCGTTACCTGAAGAGCAGGCCAAGACCCAGCTGGCTCAGTGTCTCCAGTCCCCAACGGACCCTCTTGCTGGCCCTGAGGGCTCCGGGGCCGAGGTCCCCGCGCAGCCGGCAGGggcccccgtcccctcccccgAGCCCCGCAAGAGCCGCGTCCGGGAGCGTCGGCGGGAGGGCCGATCCAAGACCTACGACTGGTCAGAGTTCCGGACGGGGCAGACGACCGACCCCTTGGACCTCAGCTCTGTCctgccttcctcctccacctcctcgtcctaCGCCTCCTCCACGGCCTCCTCCCCCggctccagcacctcctccccccagacctcctcctccgtctccgccCCGCCTCCGCGGATCTCCGCGGCCACCAGCCTGGACGGGGTGGCGGAGGAGCGAGCGCGCCGGTCGGACCAGGGGCGCGTCGCCGGCGGTCCCGCGCCTAACACGGTCACCGTTACCATGACGACTACGCTGAACGCCGCGCCCGCGCCCCAGCCGCGGCCGTCTCCGCCCCCAGACCAGGGAGCGATGGAGGTGGACGGGCAGGTCAAGGCGGGCCCAGAGGGGGACTCGCGGCGGCGGGGCGGggtggagcgggaggaggagcgggaggaggatcACCAGGGGGTGATCGAGGAGCACTGGCATCAGGTGGAGACCACGCCCCTCAGGGAGGAGAAGCAGGTGCCCATCGCCACGGCGACCACCATCGGTGCCGAGCGACGCCCGCCGCGAGAACTGGCCACCCTGCTCAACAAGGAG CTGGGGGAGAAGCAGCAGGAACTGGACCGTCTGCAGGAGCAGAACCTCCATCTGAAGGAGCAGCTGGACGAGGCGCGAGGCCGCGAGCACAGCGCCAGGGAGGGCTACGTCCTGCAG AGTtcctccaccccctgctcctcGCCACACCGATTGCAACGGCAAAGTCCGCACAAGCTcggcatgcacacgcacggtGACCCAGAGCCCCCGCTGGAAGTCGTTCCACAGCAGCTCCCCACATTGAGGAGGAGCCTCACCGAGAACCAGGGCTCTGTAGGACGCCAAGAAGTCCAGATCCAGGCCCTGCAGGCCAAATTAGCCTCGGCAATGGCAGAGATCCTGGCCAGCGAGCAGGCTGTGGTCCGCATGCGCAATGAGCTGAAGTTGGAGCAGGAGCGCTCAAGGGACCACGAGGAGGAATTTGGCCGCAGTGAAGACACCCTGCGAGCTCAGCTCCGGGAAAACGAGGACAGGCTCCGCGAGGTCGAGGCCAGCCTCTTGGAGAGGAACCAGGTCCTCAGGCACCTGGAGAGGCAGCAGGCCCTTCAGAGAGACCACCAGAGGGAGGTCCAGAGGCTCCAGGAGAGGCTGAAGGAGGTGAGCGGCAGGTTGAGTGCTACAGAGGAGGCCCAGGCCCTGAAGGAGGAGCGCCTAAGGCAGGACCAACAGGGCATACAAGAGGCCTACGAGAGTGAGAAGCAGCACCTAACCGGGCTGTTATTGGAGGCCGAAATTTCccagaaggagatggagagtaAACTGTGGGAGGCAGAGTTGCAGGTTGAGACCCTGCTAAGAGGAAGGCGCTCCTCCtgtggaaaggaggagagggaggaggtgctgaAGCTAAAGGAGGAGCTGAGCCAGAAGACCAGCCTAGTGGACACCTTGAGGGAGAGCGTCCgtaggctggaggaggagaagggtcatcttacctgccgctgtcaggAACTCCTCAACCAGATAGCAGAAGCAGACCGCGAGGTGAACAAGCTGCGCAGCCGCTTGGACACTGAGGAGGCCGACTATCACAGCCTGGAGCAATCCTACAAACGAGCTTCACAGGAGTTCCAGAGCATGAGCCAGTTCCTccgggagaaagaggaggagatccGCCAGACGAAGGCCATGTACGACAGGCTGGTGGCGTGCAAGGATGAAGACCTCAAAGAAGCCCTCGTGAAGATGGCTGTCCTTGGAAACAGCTTGGAAGAGACGGAACAGAAACTTTTGGCCAAGGACGAGCTGATGTCTCAGATAAGTGACACCCTAAGGGTGCAGGGCGAGCCCTGCGGGGCAGAGAGGGACCTGCAGGCCAAACTGGTGATAGCAGAGGACCGCATTGCAGAGCTAGAGCAGCATCTCAAAACCCTACAGCTTGGCTATGCAGACTTACACATTGAACGCCACAGATTAGAGCAAGAGCACGAAGAGGATCTGGCAGAGTCGGCTTACAACACCAATAACTTCACGGTTGGAAAGCAGCCTCttggaaagagacagagaattCGCTTCTCCAACATTCAATGCCAAAAGTACATGAGCCTGGACAGCTCCCAGGTGGACAGCAGTGAAGGTATTATCCAGGGTATGGGAGAAGAAACGACCAGCTCATCACCCACACCTCCTCAGTATAGCAGTGACCCAGAGAAGTTCATCTCCGTCATACATGCCCTAGAAACTAAACTTGTGTCCACTGAGGAGAAGTTGAGAAACCTCACACAGAAGCTTGACGGCCATATCCTGGTCCAATCGGAAGACTTGCATGCATCCGAGCAACCAGCTAACCAGGTGTCCTCTGTTGGAGGAGGAGTGTCTTCTGTTGGAGGAGGATGTGTTATTGCTGCAGCTACAGACCAGTATGCCAAGGCCCTGGTGTGTATTGAGACCAGCCAAGAGAAGGTACGCAGCCTCCTCTTGGGCTCCCATGAGCCCACCGAGTGCCAGCTATTGTTGTTATCAGAGGTCGAGAAGGAGCTGCTCAATGCAACACTGTACATCAGGCAAGGCGAGAAAACCCTGGAAGGCCACATGCCACAGTATCCAAATTACCCATTAGATACTGTTGATGGCAAGGAGCTTGGGGAGGAAATGTCCCTCTTTGCAAAGACGTTGTCCTATGAGGCTCTTGTTTTGAACAAGATGGCTTTGTTGATACAGAATTCAAACTCCGACCTTCTGCAGGGTTTCGATGAAATGCATAAAGAATTGGAGATGGTGAATTCTGCTGATGGAGATTGCTTGGCAGTAGTGTACGCTGATGTTCTGTCCAGGAAGTTAGTATTGGAGAGTGCTTTCTGGAAAGATCTGGAGAAGGTGAAGACACAGTGTAAAATACAGCAAACAAAAGATTCAGACCTTGCTCAAAAACCAGAAGGGGATGTTGGCTCAGCTGATGTTGACGTTGACACCACAGAAATCATTACCACCGTTGTCAAAGCAGAACTCACATATTCCATTCAAAATCTTAAACTCCTCTATGAGGACAAATTCAGATCAATTCAACAGGAACTTATATCAGCCCATAATAACCTACAGAAACGAGACATGGCTCTACAAGAGATCTTTGAAGCTCTACCAAGCCCTGACCTGAAACACATCGTTGAAGATATCAGGAAAAGCCTTTTCGGTCAAAAGAAGCGGTTAGCTGACATCAGTCCTCCAGAGCTCGCTCCCTACATGGAGCAGATTGAAATGGAGGAAGCAAAGGACATGGCCGAGGAATTTCTCAACAGACACTTGCCTCAAAATCTTTCGTCTTCTACTGTCAACTCACTGGCGTCCCTGCCCCACGCACAATCCGCCCTTGCTGCTGAGCTCCTGAAACAGGCAGCGCTTCTTCATAGATGTTCAGAGGAAATCGGGAAAAGTGGCAGCTTTGAAGGACTAGCCAGCTTGATCCGGACCCTTCCAGGTCACCAAGCCTCTCGCGGCCTGGTCAGCGGATCGCTCTGCATGCGGGAGGCGTTGATTCAGGCCCAGGTGGCCTACGTTGCTTGCAGACTCCGAGCCGTCCACCAACAGGACCTGAACCGGTGTCGTCAGACAGGTCGGGACATGGACACTCTAGTCCAGGACCACGCCCGCAGCGTCAGTGCCATTCACCAGAGTTACGAGTCGTCTCTGAGCGAGGAACGTCTGGGCTTCGGCCAAATGGTGAGCTCGCTCCaagaggagaaccaggagctGAGGAAGGAGCTCAGCGAGAGGCTGAACCAACTCTCTCAGCAGCAGAGACAGCTCCTGGACCTGGGGCAAAACTttgagagggagcaggaggagatgaGTCAGAGGCACAAGCAGGAGCTGAGCCAGGCGGAGCAGAGCCGTGCCACCACAGAGCTGGCCCTGATGGAGGCAGCCACCGACAGCCAGCATAAAGTAGAGGTTCTGCTGGGGGACATGGAGACCCTGGCGGAGAGGCAGGAGAAACATGTAAGGAACCTCGAGGAACAGTTCCAAGAGAAGCTTCGGGAGCTTCAGCACGTTCAGAAGGAGGAGATACGGAAGTTGCAATCCCATTACATGGAAACCATCCGATGCATCCAAGAGAAgcaacagaagaagaagaaccctGACAGCCCGCCGCTAGGCGATGAGGCCTGTGCTATGAGCTCGccgatggaggaagaggagcaggggtATGCAGGAGATGTTGGGAGCAGGGCGGAGGTGGACCCCATGGTGGTTCTGAAGGACAGGATCCTGGAGCTGGAGACACAGATTAACTGCATGAGGGAGGAGCTGGACAGCAAACACCTGGCGGGAGACGTTAGCAGCTTGAAGGAGAAATACCAGAGAGACTTAGAGAGTCTTAAG GCTACGTGTGAGAGAGGGTTTGCCGCCATGGAGGAGACCCACcagaaggtggtggaggaccTCCAGAGGCAGCACCAGAGGGAGGTGTCCAAGCTCCtggaggaaagggagaggcTGCTGGCAGAGGAGACGGCTGCCACCATCTTTG CTATTGAAGCCATGAAGAACGCCCACAAGGAGGACCTGGAGAAGACCCAGCGTCCGGCTCTGAGTGGCCTCAACTCAGACATCGACCAGCTGCACTCTCAATACGA ggCAGAGCTGCAGTCCGTCCACAGGGAGCTGGAGGTGCTGTCGGAGCAGTACAGCCAGAAGTGTCTGGAAAACGCCCACCTGGCCCAGGCTCTGGAGGCCGAGAGGAACGCCCTGCGCCAGTGTCAGCGGGAGAACCAGGAGCTCAACTCACACAaccag GAGCTGAACAACCGGCTGACAGATGAGATCATGAAAATCCGCTCCTGCTTCAGCGGACAGACCGACCTTTCACCTCTGACCCACGGGAAGGACCTGTACGAGCTGGAG GTTCTCCTAAGGATCAAGGAGTCTGAGATCCAGTACCTGAAGCAGGAGATCCACTCCCTCAAGGATGAGCTGCAGTCCGCTCTCAGA gataaGAAGTATTCCAGTGATAAGTACAAAGACATCTACACAGAGCTGAGCATCGTCAAGGCCAAGGCAGACTGTGACATCGGCAAACTGAAGGAGAAGCTCCTGGTTGCCACGGAAGCGCTGGGCGAGAGGAAGGTGGACGGGACGGTTGCCCCTGGATACG ACATCATGAAGTCAAAGAGCACTCCAGACTTCCTGAAGAAGGAACGAATGCCGCTCACTAAACAGCTGAGGGGCGTGCGCTCCAAG TCTATCACTGAACAGGTCTCTTGGGATagctga